A stretch of Sebastes fasciatus isolate fSebFas1 chromosome 19, fSebFas1.pri, whole genome shotgun sequence DNA encodes these proteins:
- the nars1 gene encoding asparagine--tRNA ligase, cytoplasmic isoform X2: MATEITKGEVYVSDKCGCDNDGDGTEQKPFKTPLKALMSAGKEPFPTIYVESQKEGERWAVISKTQMKNAKKAFNREQLKCDSKDKKEAEDTERREKNLEEAKKITVENDPSLPEPETVKIHHLEAKRSQRVKVFGWVHRLRRQGKNLMFIVLRDGTGFLQCVLSDKLCQCYNGLMLSTESTVALYGTVTPVPEGKQAPGGHELHCDFWELIGLAPAGGADNLLNEESDVDVQLNNRHMLIRGENVSKVLRVRSAVTQCFRDHFFSKGYCEITPPTMVQTQVEGGSTLFNFNYFGEQAYLTQSSQLYLETCIPALGDTFCIAQSYRAEQSRTRRHLSEYTHIEAECPFMSFEDLLTKLEDLVCDVVDRVLKSPAAQLLYDINPNFKPPKRPFKRMEYTEAIEWLKEHDIKKDDGTYYEFGEDIPEAPERLMTDSINETILLCRFPAEIKSFYMQRCADDRRLTESVDVLMPNVGEIVGGSMRIWDAEELLEGFKREGIDPTPYYWYNDQRKYGTCPHGGYGLGLERFLTWLLNRHHIRDVCLYPRFIQRCRP, from the exons ATGGCGACGGAGATAACTAAAG GTGAGGTGTATGTGTCGGACAAATGTGGCTGCGACAACGATGGGGACGGCACGGAGCAGAAACCCTTCAAAACTCCTCTCAAG GCTCTGATGTCCGCTGGGAAGGAGCCGTTCCCGACCATCTACGTAGAATCGCAGAAGGAGGGAGAg cgtTGGGCGGTGATCTCCAAGACGCAGATGAAGAATGCAAAGAAAGCCTTTAACCGCGAGCAGTTGAAGTGCGACTCCAAAGACAAGAAGGAG GCAGAGGACaccgagaggagagagaagaaccTGGAAGAAGCGAAGAAGATCACCGTTGAGAACGACCCCAGCCTGCCTGAGCCTGAAACG GTTAAAATCCATCATCTGGAGGCCAAGAGAAGCCAGAGAGTCAAAGTGTTTGGATGGGTTCATCGCCTCAGGAGACAGG GGAAGAACCTGATGTTCATCGTGCTGAGAGACGGAACTGGTTTCCTCCAGTGTGTCCTGTCTGATAAACTG TGCCAGTGCTACAATGGCTTGATGTTGTCCACAGAGAGCACTGTCGCCCTGTACGGGACTGTCACTCCAGTTCCTGAGGGGAAACAG gCGCCCGGAGGCCACGAGCTGCACTGCGACTTCTGGGAGCTGATCGGCTTAGCTCCGGCCGGCGGGGCCGACAACCTGCTGAACGAAGAGTCGGACGTGGACGTCCAGCTGAACAACCGACACATGCTGATCAGAGGAGAGAACGTCTCCAAGGTCCTCCGGGTCCGATCCGCCGTCACGCAGTGCTTCAGGGATCACTTCTTCAGCAAGGGATACTGCGAG ATCACTCCTCCGACCATGGTGCAGACTCAGGTGGAGGGCGGCTCCACGCTGTTTAACTTCAACTACTTTGGCGAGCAGGCGTACCTGACGCAGTCCTCTCAGCTCTACCTGGAGACCTGCATACCTGCCCTGGGCGACACCTTCTGCATCGCCCAGTCGTACCGGGCCGAGCAGTCCCGCACCCGCAGACACCTGTCCGA GTACACTCACATCGAGGCCGAGTGTCCCTTCATGTCGTTTGAGGATCTGCTGACCAAACTGGAGGACCTGGTCTGTGACGTGGTGGACCGAGTGCTCAAATCTCCCGCCGCGCAGCTGCTTTACGACATCAACCCC AACTTCAAACCCCCCAAGAGGCCGTTCAAGAGGATGGAGTACACTGAAGCCATCGAGTGGCTCAAAGAGCACGACATCAAGAAGGACGACGGCACCTACTACGAGTTTGGAGAG GACATCCCCGAGGCTCCAGAGAGGTTGATGACAGACAGCATCAACGAGACCATCCTGCTCTGTCGTTTCCCGGCTGAGATCAAATCCTTCTACATGCAGCGCTGTGCCGATGACAGGCGCCTCACTGAGTCG GTGGACGTGTTGATGCCTAACGTTGGCGAGATCGTCGGAGGCTCGATGCGTATCTGGGAcgctgaggagctgctggagggaTTCAAGAGGGAGGGAATCGACCCAACCCCTTACTACTGGTACAATGATCAG aggaAGTACGGCACATGTCCTCATGGCGGTTACGGTCTGGGCCTGGAGCGCTTCCTCACCTGGCTGCTGAACAGACATCACATCAGAGACGTCTGCCTGTACCCACGATTCATCCAGCGCTGCCGACCctga
- the nars1 gene encoding asparagine--tRNA ligase, cytoplasmic isoform X1 produces MATEITKGVEQVSVGEVYVSDKCGCDNDGDGTEQKPFKTPLKALMSAGKEPFPTIYVESQKEGERWAVISKTQMKNAKKAFNREQLKCDSKDKKEAEDTERREKNLEEAKKITVENDPSLPEPETVKIHHLEAKRSQRVKVFGWVHRLRRQGKNLMFIVLRDGTGFLQCVLSDKLCQCYNGLMLSTESTVALYGTVTPVPEGKQAPGGHELHCDFWELIGLAPAGGADNLLNEESDVDVQLNNRHMLIRGENVSKVLRVRSAVTQCFRDHFFSKGYCEITPPTMVQTQVEGGSTLFNFNYFGEQAYLTQSSQLYLETCIPALGDTFCIAQSYRAEQSRTRRHLSEYTHIEAECPFMSFEDLLTKLEDLVCDVVDRVLKSPAAQLLYDINPNFKPPKRPFKRMEYTEAIEWLKEHDIKKDDGTYYEFGEDIPEAPERLMTDSINETILLCRFPAEIKSFYMQRCADDRRLTESVDVLMPNVGEIVGGSMRIWDAEELLEGFKREGIDPTPYYWYNDQRKYGTCPHGGYGLGLERFLTWLLNRHHIRDVCLYPRFIQRCRP; encoded by the exons ATGGCGACGGAGATAACTAAAGGTGTGGAACAAGTCTCAGTGG GTGAGGTGTATGTGTCGGACAAATGTGGCTGCGACAACGATGGGGACGGCACGGAGCAGAAACCCTTCAAAACTCCTCTCAAG GCTCTGATGTCCGCTGGGAAGGAGCCGTTCCCGACCATCTACGTAGAATCGCAGAAGGAGGGAGAg cgtTGGGCGGTGATCTCCAAGACGCAGATGAAGAATGCAAAGAAAGCCTTTAACCGCGAGCAGTTGAAGTGCGACTCCAAAGACAAGAAGGAG GCAGAGGACaccgagaggagagagaagaaccTGGAAGAAGCGAAGAAGATCACCGTTGAGAACGACCCCAGCCTGCCTGAGCCTGAAACG GTTAAAATCCATCATCTGGAGGCCAAGAGAAGCCAGAGAGTCAAAGTGTTTGGATGGGTTCATCGCCTCAGGAGACAGG GGAAGAACCTGATGTTCATCGTGCTGAGAGACGGAACTGGTTTCCTCCAGTGTGTCCTGTCTGATAAACTG TGCCAGTGCTACAATGGCTTGATGTTGTCCACAGAGAGCACTGTCGCCCTGTACGGGACTGTCACTCCAGTTCCTGAGGGGAAACAG gCGCCCGGAGGCCACGAGCTGCACTGCGACTTCTGGGAGCTGATCGGCTTAGCTCCGGCCGGCGGGGCCGACAACCTGCTGAACGAAGAGTCGGACGTGGACGTCCAGCTGAACAACCGACACATGCTGATCAGAGGAGAGAACGTCTCCAAGGTCCTCCGGGTCCGATCCGCCGTCACGCAGTGCTTCAGGGATCACTTCTTCAGCAAGGGATACTGCGAG ATCACTCCTCCGACCATGGTGCAGACTCAGGTGGAGGGCGGCTCCACGCTGTTTAACTTCAACTACTTTGGCGAGCAGGCGTACCTGACGCAGTCCTCTCAGCTCTACCTGGAGACCTGCATACCTGCCCTGGGCGACACCTTCTGCATCGCCCAGTCGTACCGGGCCGAGCAGTCCCGCACCCGCAGACACCTGTCCGA GTACACTCACATCGAGGCCGAGTGTCCCTTCATGTCGTTTGAGGATCTGCTGACCAAACTGGAGGACCTGGTCTGTGACGTGGTGGACCGAGTGCTCAAATCTCCCGCCGCGCAGCTGCTTTACGACATCAACCCC AACTTCAAACCCCCCAAGAGGCCGTTCAAGAGGATGGAGTACACTGAAGCCATCGAGTGGCTCAAAGAGCACGACATCAAGAAGGACGACGGCACCTACTACGAGTTTGGAGAG GACATCCCCGAGGCTCCAGAGAGGTTGATGACAGACAGCATCAACGAGACCATCCTGCTCTGTCGTTTCCCGGCTGAGATCAAATCCTTCTACATGCAGCGCTGTGCCGATGACAGGCGCCTCACTGAGTCG GTGGACGTGTTGATGCCTAACGTTGGCGAGATCGTCGGAGGCTCGATGCGTATCTGGGAcgctgaggagctgctggagggaTTCAAGAGGGAGGGAATCGACCCAACCCCTTACTACTGGTACAATGATCAG aggaAGTACGGCACATGTCCTCATGGCGGTTACGGTCTGGGCCTGGAGCGCTTCCTCACCTGGCTGCTGAACAGACATCACATCAGAGACGTCTGCCTGTACCCACGATTCATCCAGCGCTGCCGACCctga
- the LOC141757230 gene encoding tripartite motif-containing protein 16-like, with translation MAQRGIQTDQEKLCCSICLDLLKDPVTIPCGHNYCMSCIRSHWDEEDQKEIYSCPQCGQTFGPRPALVRSTMLADLVEELKKTGLQAAPDDHCYAGPGDVACDFCTGRKRKLKAFKSCLQCLVSYCEQHLQPHYEVVPLKKHMLVDPSKKLQENVCTRHNEVMKIFCRTDQQCICILCSMDEHKGHDIVSAAAEMTEKQKELGASRQNIQQRIQNREKDVKVLQQEVDAINHSADKAVEDSEKIFTDAKQQIRSRQKAEVTHVNELQDKLQKEIAELRTKDTGLEQLSHTEDHTQFLQNYTMLSRLSEATDSPSINIRPLRYTEDVTAAVSEAKDKLQDILSEEWTTSSLIGTEDVLVPQPEPKTRDEFLKYSCQITLALNTAHKHLVYSSSRETAKYDYNRNNPYCHPDRFTDWSQVLCRQSLTGRCYWEVEWKGRDIFVAVAYKNMSIAGRESAFGNNDKSWALECFDDGYYDFRHNNITTSISGPQSSRVGVYLDHSAGILSFYSVSETMTLLHRVQTTFTQPLYAGFGVPYGGSAEICNTLNTED, from the coding sequence atggcgcagcgAGGAATTCAGACGGATCAGGAAAAACTCTGCTGTTCGATCTGtttggatctactgaaggatccagTGACTATTCCCTGTGGTCACAACTACTGTATGAGCTGTATTAGAAGCCACTGGGATGAAGAGGATCAGAAAGAAATCTACAGCTGTCCTCAGTGCGGACAGACATTTGGACCGAGGCCTGCTCTGGTGAGAAGCACCATGTTGgcagatttagtggaggaactgaagaagacaggactccaagctgctcctgatGATCACTGCTATGCCGGACCTggagatgtggcctgtgatttctgcactgggagaaagagaaagctgAAAGCTTTCAAGTCCTGTCTGCAGTGTCTGGTCTCTTACTgtgagcagcacctccagcctcactatGAAGTTGttccattaaagaaacacatgcTGGTCGACCCCTCCAAGAAGCTTCAGGAGAACGTCTGCACTCGTCACAATGAagtgatgaagattttctgtcgtactgatcagcagtgtatctgtattctctgctccatggatgaacataaaggccacgacatagtttcagctgcagcagaaatgaCTGAGAAGCAGAAAGAGCTCGGGGCGAGTCGGCAAAACATCCAGCAGAGAATCcagaacagagagaaagatgtgaaggtgCTCCAGCAGGAGGTGGATGCTATCAAtcactctgctgataaagcagtggaggacagcgAGAAGATCTTCACAGATGCGAAGCAGCAGATCAGATCTCGTCAGAAAGCTGAAGTGACTCACGTCAACGAGCTTCAGGATAAGCTGCAGAAGGAGATCGCCGAGCTGAGGACGAAAGACACTGGGCTGGagcagctgtcacacacagaggaccaCACCCAGTTTCTACAGAACTACACCATGCTGTCACGTCTTAGTGAAGCTACAGACTCacccagcatcaatatccgccCTCTGAGGTACACTGAGGATGTGACTGCAGCTGTGTCAGAGGCCaaagataaactacaggacatTCTGAGTGAGGAATGGACCACGAGCTCACTGATAGGTACTGAAGATGTTTTAGtgccacaaccagagcccaagaccagagatGAATTCCTCAAATATTCATGTCAAATCACACTGGCTCTAAACACAGCACACAAACATTTGGTGTATTCAAGTAGCCGAGAGACCGCAAAATACGATTATAATCGGAATAACCCTTAttgtcacccagacagattcactgacTGGTCTCAGGTTTTGTGTAGACaaagtctgactggacgttgttactgggaggtggagtggaaGGGGCGCGACATTTTtgtagcagtcgcatacaagaATATGAGCATAGCAGGAAGAGAAAGCGCATTTGGAAACAATGACAAGTCTTGGGCATTAGAGTGTTTCGACGATGGTTATTATGATTTCAGACATAACAACATCACAACTTCCATCTCTggtcctcagtcctccagagtaggagtgtatctggatcacagtgcaggtattctgtccttctacagcgtctctgaaaccatgactctcctccacagagtccagaccacattcactcaGCCACTCTATGCTGGATTTGGTGTGCCTTATGGAGGCTCTGCTGAAATCTGTAACACTTTAAACACAGAAGACTGA
- the LOC141757625 gene encoding tripartite motif-containing protein 16-like, giving the protein MAQRGIQTDQEKLCCSICLDLLKDPVTVSCGHSYCMSCIRSHWDEEDQKEIYSCPQCRQTFGPRPALVRNAMLADLVEELKKTGLQAAPDDHCYAGPGDVACDSCTGRKLKALKSCLQCLVSYCEQHLQPHYESPAFEKHKLVDASKKLQENVCTRHNEVMKIFCRTDQQCICYQCSMDEHKGHDTVSAAAEMTERQKELGASRQKIQQRIQKREKDVKVLQQEVDAINHSADKAVEDSEKIFTDAKQQIRSRQKAEATHVNELQDKLQKEIAELRTKDTGLEQLSHTEDHTQFLQNYPMLSRLSEATDSPSISIRPLRYTEDVTAAVSEVKDKLQDILSEEWTTSSLIGTEDVLVPQPEPKTRDEFLKYACLITLDPRTKHRYVILEGSLMASHNSNTSSKYCHPDSFTDWSQVLCRQSLTGRCYWEVEWILSDLFVAVAHKNISRAGRESAFGNNDKSWALECFDNGYYEFRHNNIRTTISGPQSYKVGVYLDHSAGILSFYSVSETMTLLYRVQTTFTQPLCPGFGLHGNGDSVEICNTLNTED; this is encoded by the coding sequence atggcgcagcgAGGAATTCAGACGGACCAGGAAAAACTCTGCTGTTCGATCTGtttggatctactgaaggatccggtgactgTTTCCTGTGGTCACAGCTACTGTATGAGCTGTATTAGAAGCCACTGGGATGAAGAGGATCAGAAAGAAATCTACAGCTGTCCTCAGTGCAGACAGACCTTTGGACCGAGGCCTGCTCTGGTGAGAAACGCCATGTTGgcagatttagtggaggaactgaagaagacaggactccaagctgctcctgatgatcactgctatgctggacctggagatgtggcctgtgattcCTGCACTGGGAGGAAGCTGAAAGCTCTCAAGTCCTGTCTGCAGTGTCTGGTCTCTTACTgtgagcagcacctccagcctcactatGAATCCCCCgcctttgaaaaacacaagctGGTCGACGCCTCCAAGAAGCTTCAGGAGAACGTCTGCACTCGTCACAATGAagtgatgaagattttctgccgcactgatcagcagtgtatctgttatcaaTGCTccatggatgaacataaaggccacgacacagtttcagctgcagcagaaatgaCTGAGAGGCAGAAAGAGCTCGGGGCGAGTCGGCAAAAGATCCAGCAGAGAAtccagaagagagagaaagatgtgaaggtgCTCCAGCAGGAGGTGGATGCTATCAAtcactctgctgataaagcagtggaggacagcgAGAAGATCTTCACAGATGCGAAGCAGCAGATCAGATCTCGTCAGAAAGCTGAAGCGACTCACGTCAACGAGCTTCAGGATAAGCTGCAGAAGGAGATTGCCGAGCTGAGGACGAAAGACACTGGGCTGGagcagctgtcacacacagaggaccaCACCCAGTTTCTACAGAACTACCCCATGCTGTCACGTCTGAGTGAAGCTACAGACTCACCCAGCATCAGTATCCGCCCTCTGAGGTACACTGAGGATGTGACTGCAGCTGTGTCAGAGGTCaaagataaactacaggacatTCTGAGTGAGGAATGGACCACGAGCTCACTGATAGGTACTGAAGATGTTTTAGtgccacaaccagagcccaagaccagagatGAATTCCTCAAATATGCATGTctaatcacactggatccaagaACAAAACACAGATATGTGATACTTGAGGGTAGCCTAATGGCAAGTCACAATAGTAATACAAGTTCCAAATATTGTCACCCAGACAGTTTCACTGACTGGTCTCAGGTTTTGTGTAGACaaagtctgactggacgttgttactgggaggtggagtggatTTTGTCCGACCTTTTTGTAGCAGTCGCACACAAGAATATTAGCAGAGCAGGAAGAGAAAGCGCATTTGGAAACAATGACAAGTCCTGGGCATTAGAGTGTTTCGACAATGGTTATTATGAATTCAgacataacaacatcagaactaCCATCTCTGGTCCTCAGTCCTACAAAGTAGGAGTGTATCTGGaccacagtgcaggtattctgtctttctacagcgtctctgaaaccatgactctcctctacagagtccagaccacattcactcaGCCACTCTGTCCTGGATTTGGTTTGCATGGTAATGGAGACTCTGTTGAAATCTGTAACACTTTAAACACAGAAGACTGA
- the LOC141757232 gene encoding tripartite motif-containing protein 16-like, whose amino-acid sequence MKRIRKKSTAVLSADRPLEELKKTRLQAAPADHCYAGPGDVACDFCTGRKLKALKSCLQCLVSYCEQHLQPHYEVVPFKKHKLVDPSKKLQENVCTRHNEVMKIFCRTDQQCICILCSMDEHKGHDTVSAAAEMTERQKELGASRQKIQQRIQNREKDVKVLQQEVKTINRSADKAVKNSEKIFTDVKQQIRSRQKAEVTHVNELQEKLQKEIVELRRKDAGLEQLSHTEDHTQFLQNYPMLSRLSEATDSPSISIRPLRYTEDVTADVSEAKDKLQDILSEEWTKSSLTETEEPTTRDEFLKYACLITLDPRTAHYFVVVQCGQKARYNDQNFTYRHPDRFTDWFQVLCRQSLTGRCYWEVKRNGCDFFVAVAYKNISRAGRESAFGNNVKSWALECFNDGYEFRHNNISTPISGPLSKKIGVYLDHSAGILSFYSVSETMTLLHRVQTTFTQPLYAGLTLCGGSAEICSTEG is encoded by the coding sequence ATGAAGAGGATCAGAAAGAAATCTACAGCTGTCCTCAGTGCAGACAGACCtttggaggaactgaagaagacaagactccaagctgctccagctgatcactgctatgccgGACCTggagatgtggcctgtgatttcTGCACTGGGAGAAAGCTGAAAGCTCTCAAGTCCTGTCTGCAGTGTCTGGTCTCTTACTgtgagcagcacctccagcctcactatGAAGTTGTTCCatttaagaaacacaagctggtcgACCCCTCCAAGAAGCTTCAGGAGAACGTCTGCACTCGTCAcaatgaggtgatgaagattttctgccgtactgatcagcagtgtatctgtattctctgctccatggatgaacataaaggccacgacacagtttcagctgcagcagaaatgaCTGAGAGGCAGAAAGAGCTCGGGGCGAGTCGACAAAAGATCCAGCAGAGAATCcagaacagagagaaagatgtgaaggtgCTCCAGCAGGAGGTGAAGACTATCAaccgctctgctgataaagcagtgaagaacagtgagaagatcttcacagATGTTAAGCAGCAGATCAGATCTCGTCAGAAAGCTGAAGTGACTCACGTCAacgagcttcaggagaagctgcagaAGGAGATCGTCGAACTGAGGAGGAAAGACGCTGGGCTGGagcagctgtcacacacagaggaccaCACCCAGTTTCTACAGAACTACCCCATGCTGTCACGTCTGAGTGAAGCTACAGACTCACCCAGCATCAGTATCCGCCCTCTGAGGTACACTGAGGATGTGACTGCAGATGTGTCAGAGGCCaaagataaactacaggacatTCTGAGTGAAGAATGGACCAAGAGCTCACTGACAGAGACTGAAGAGCCCACGACCAGAGATGAATTCCTCAAATATGCATGTctaatcacactggatccaagaACAGCACACTATTTTGTGGTGGTTCAGTGTGGCCAAAAGGCAAGATACAATGATCAAAATTTCACATAtcgtcacccagacagattcactgatTGGTTTCAGGTTCTGTGTAGACaaagtctgactggacgttgttactgggaggtgaagAGGAACGGGTGCGACTTTTTtgtagcagtcgcatacaagaATATTAGCAGAGCAGGAAGAGAAAGCGCATTTGGAAACAATGTCAAGTCCTGGGCATTAGAGTGTTTCAACGATGGTTATGAATTCAGACATAACAACATCAGTACTCCCATCTCTGGTCCTTTGTCCAAGAAAATAGGAGTGTatctggatcacagtgcaggtattctgtccttctacagcgtctctgaaaccatgactctcctccacagagtccagaccacattcactcaGCCACTATATGCTGGACTCACTTTATGTGGAGGCTCTGCTGAAATCTGTAGCACAGAAGGCTGA